In Thalassotalea sp. Sam97, a single window of DNA contains:
- a CDS encoding error-prone DNA polymerase yields the protein MGYAELFCQSNFSFLQGASHPQELIVKASSIGYQALAITDECSIAGVVRAYSEIKTQKLDIKLIVGSLFCMPTLRIVMLAPDRKAYAELCRVITNARRRSEKGGYQLSEWDLMSVKHCLVLWLPEQHEQDNHWGPWLKKYHQDRLWIGFTRHLQSQDGQYRRYCQQLSEQLSLPITACGGVLMHCPSRLKLQHTLSAIAAGNTVQQLGQKLQANAERSLRSEDKLQKLFPKAWLDESLNIAGLCHFDLASLRYEYPNELVPKNLTAMQYLRKLTEQGANVRFPDGVPDTIQAIIDKELSLIEELDYAYFFLTIHDVVQFAQQQGILYQGRGSAANSVVCYCLQITAVDPRQISVLFERFISKERNEPPDIDVDFEHQRREEVIQYIYQKYGRERTAIAATVISYRLKSAIRDVGKALGMHNTQLEFFIKNINRRDKSQPWKNQLIELGLEPNSKQSHNFITLVEDILSFPRHLSQHVGGFVISAGPLYELVPVENAAMAERTVIQWDKDDLETLGLLKVDILALGMLSAIQKCFAMIAKHYNRQLSIADITRMADDENVYAMLQKADTVGVFQIESRAQMSMLPRLKPRTYYDLVIQIAIVRPGPIQGDMVHPFLKRRNGQEAVQYPSSEVKSVLERTLGVPIFQEQVIKLAMVAAGFSGGEADQLRRAMANWKKTGKLMPFKDKLITGMLNRGYQRAFAERLFEQICGFGEYGFPESHSASFAVLAYVSAWLKTYYPAAFYTAILNSLPMGFYSASQLVQDAKRHNITVLPVCINQSNYEHVLVENNHKKVTRNHCGHAIQLGFCLVKGLSKQGISCILSARPQQGYKSMLQIKALRLNQGDMEKLASSDAFKSIAGNRYQTRWAIMNKDNELPLLATMQLAKNNLLDKDKEEYIQGCLFAPDDMANVIEDYASTGLTLNKHPITILSESYPFTHVTRSQNLRSKAHKSLVTVVGLVTGKQSPATASGVTFVTLEDDTGNINVVIWSATARAQKKAFLQGKVLQVKGVLERDGNVIHVIAGKLTDISDKLVINSSSREFH from the coding sequence ATGGGGTATGCTGAACTTTTTTGTCAAAGTAATTTCTCTTTTTTGCAAGGCGCATCACATCCCCAAGAGTTGATCGTTAAAGCGAGCTCAATAGGCTATCAAGCATTAGCGATAACCGACGAATGTTCGATTGCTGGTGTGGTTCGTGCGTATAGTGAAATCAAAACACAAAAACTTGATATTAAGCTTATCGTTGGTAGCTTGTTTTGTATGCCAACGTTACGTATTGTCATGCTTGCTCCGGATCGTAAAGCTTATGCTGAACTATGCCGTGTTATCACGAATGCTCGGCGCCGCAGTGAAAAAGGTGGGTATCAGTTATCTGAATGGGACCTTATGTCGGTGAAGCATTGCTTAGTCCTATGGTTACCTGAGCAGCACGAGCAAGATAATCATTGGGGGCCATGGCTTAAAAAATATCATCAAGATCGATTATGGATTGGCTTTACGCGACATTTGCAATCACAAGATGGGCAATATCGACGCTATTGTCAGCAATTAAGCGAGCAACTTTCTTTGCCCATTACAGCGTGTGGTGGTGTTTTGATGCATTGTCCATCACGTTTAAAACTACAGCACACATTATCTGCCATTGCAGCTGGAAACACGGTGCAACAACTTGGCCAAAAGTTACAAGCTAATGCCGAGCGAAGCTTACGAAGTGAAGATAAATTACAAAAACTTTTCCCTAAAGCTTGGTTAGATGAATCCCTAAATATAGCTGGTTTATGTCATTTTGATTTAGCGAGTTTACGTTACGAGTATCCTAACGAGTTGGTGCCAAAGAACTTAACGGCGATGCAATACTTACGTAAACTAACGGAGCAAGGTGCGAATGTTCGTTTTCCTGATGGCGTACCTGACACCATTCAAGCGATTATCGACAAAGAATTAAGTTTAATTGAAGAGTTGGATTACGCCTATTTCTTTTTAACCATTCATGATGTTGTGCAATTTGCTCAGCAGCAAGGGATCCTTTATCAAGGTCGAGGCTCTGCAGCTAATTCGGTGGTGTGTTATTGTTTGCAGATCACCGCCGTTGATCCTCGGCAAATATCAGTTTTATTTGAACGTTTTATATCGAAAGAACGTAATGAACCTCCGGATATTGATGTCGATTTTGAACATCAACGGCGTGAAGAAGTTATTCAATATATTTACCAAAAGTATGGTCGTGAGCGAACTGCGATTGCGGCGACGGTTATCAGCTATCGATTAAAAAGTGCGATTCGTGATGTCGGTAAAGCCCTTGGTATGCACAATACACAACTGGAGTTTTTTATCAAAAACATCAATCGCCGTGATAAATCTCAGCCCTGGAAAAACCAGCTTATCGAGTTAGGCCTTGAGCCAAATAGTAAGCAGAGTCATAACTTTATCACCTTGGTGGAAGATATTTTATCGTTTCCGCGACATTTATCACAGCATGTCGGTGGTTTTGTCATCTCTGCCGGACCGTTATATGAATTAGTCCCTGTCGAAAATGCTGCTATGGCAGAGCGCACGGTCATTCAATGGGATAAAGATGACTTAGAAACCTTAGGATTACTCAAGGTGGATATTTTAGCCTTAGGTATGTTAAGTGCTATTCAAAAGTGCTTTGCCATGATTGCTAAACATTATAATCGTCAACTCTCTATAGCCGATATCACCCGTATGGCGGATGATGAAAACGTGTATGCAATGTTACAAAAGGCAGATACGGTAGGTGTGTTTCAAATTGAGTCAAGAGCGCAAATGAGTATGCTACCAAGGCTTAAGCCTCGTACTTACTATGACTTGGTGATCCAAATAGCCATTGTTCGCCCAGGTCCCATACAAGGTGACATGGTTCATCCGTTTTTAAAGCGGCGAAATGGTCAAGAAGCCGTGCAATATCCTTCTTCAGAGGTTAAATCGGTGTTAGAGCGCACATTAGGTGTGCCAATTTTTCAAGAGCAAGTTATCAAACTTGCTATGGTAGCTGCTGGCTTTAGTGGCGGTGAAGCGGATCAGTTACGCCGGGCAATGGCGAATTGGAAGAAAACTGGCAAGCTTATGCCGTTTAAAGATAAGCTTATTACAGGCATGCTCAATAGGGGGTATCAACGTGCTTTTGCTGAACGCTTGTTTGAGCAAATCTGTGGTTTTGGAGAATATGGTTTTCCCGAAAGTCACTCCGCTTCATTCGCGGTTTTAGCGTATGTTTCTGCATGGCTTAAAACCTATTATCCAGCCGCCTTTTACACCGCTATTTTAAACAGTTTACCTATGGGGTTTTATAGTGCCTCGCAGTTAGTGCAAGATGCTAAGCGACATAATATAACCGTATTGCCCGTTTGCATCAATCAGTCCAATTATGAGCATGTTTTAGTAGAAAATAACCATAAAAAAGTAACGCGTAACCATTGTGGGCATGCTATTCAGTTAGGCTTTTGTTTGGTTAAAGGGCTTTCTAAACAAGGGATTAGTTGTATTTTGTCCGCTCGGCCACAACAGGGGTACAAGAGCATGCTGCAAATAAAAGCGTTGCGTTTAAATCAAGGTGATATGGAGAAATTGGCCAGCAGCGATGCTTTTAAATCTATCGCTGGTAATCGTTATCAAACCCGTTGGGCGATAATGAACAAAGATAATGAGTTACCGTTATTGGCAACGATGCAATTAGCAAAAAACAATCTCCTAGATAAAGACAAAGAAGAATATATTCAAGGTTGCCTTTTTGCCCCTGATGATATGGCCAATGTGATTGAAGATTATGCTTCAACAGGACTAACATTGAATAAACACCCGATCACCATATTGTCTGAATCTTATCCTTTTACACACGTTACGCGATCACAAAATTTACGTAGTAAAGCTCATAAATCCTTAGTTACCGTTGTTGGTTTGGTTACAGGCAAGCAATCGCCAGCAACTGCAAGCGGGGTGACATTTGTCACTTTGGAAGATGATACGGGTAATATCAATGTCGTGATTTGGTCTGCAACAGCAAGAGCACAGAAAAAAGCTTTCCTGCAGGGGAAGGTTTTACAGGTGAAAGGGGTACTAGAACGCGATGGCAATGTTATTCATGTTATTGCAGGGAAATTAACCGATATCAGCGACAAGTTAGTCATCAACTCATCATCTCGTGAGTTCCACTAA
- a CDS encoding DNA polymerase Y family protein has translation MTLWLYLHFPSLQLDSLYANNEQTPIIIVDEKKYHVLQANNMAHEKGIQLGMGLGSAATLAQNLQVIPYNRDLEYQRLTRIARWLYLLSADICVYPPDGILLKVSNMLTLYHDLARYWEAISEHLEAMSVRFHYACGYSVYSAILLAKHNAALISDDKHLIEQKLAQLPLTLTGLASSTLQSLQRLGISHMSQLLGLSLSEIAKRFDIELVNYIGQLTGQLQHPVTFYHPDETFQHHLDLWFEVTNCQRLQKPLEKVYRLLQRFLSLRDQCCHQLQLMLHFRDVEHPPLCIDIHSAKGEYRADKWLALSELRLQSVYLPAPIIAIEVRVLQVHGNDYQVMDLLQHKHASVSVADLVSRLSAKLGQASVRGINVVDDHRPEQALQYGEPLQRTNSLTHHNVPQGIKKSNKPQLSQTTILPQLDASLRPLLLLNSPLPLHEHVSIEHGPERIVSGWWDDDMVCRDYFVAVTCKGQWLWVYRTPEHEWFVHGVFS, from the coding sequence ATGACGCTTTGGTTGTATTTACATTTCCCTAGTTTACAGCTCGATAGCTTATATGCGAATAACGAGCAAACGCCGATTATTATTGTTGATGAAAAAAAATATCATGTGTTACAAGCAAATAATATGGCACATGAGAAGGGCATTCAACTGGGGATGGGGCTAGGCAGTGCCGCTACTTTAGCGCAAAATCTCCAAGTAATCCCTTATAATCGAGATCTTGAGTATCAACGTTTAACACGAATTGCTCGTTGGCTGTATTTATTGAGTGCTGATATTTGTGTATATCCTCCTGATGGCATTTTACTGAAAGTCTCCAATATGTTGACCTTATATCATGATTTGGCACGCTACTGGGAAGCTATATCTGAGCATTTAGAGGCAATGAGCGTTCGTTTTCACTATGCCTGTGGCTATTCGGTATACAGCGCTATCTTGCTAGCGAAACATAATGCCGCTTTAATCAGTGATGATAAACATCTCATTGAACAAAAATTGGCACAACTACCATTAACCCTCACTGGGTTAGCGAGTTCCACATTACAGTCCTTGCAACGGCTGGGTATTTCCCATATGTCTCAACTGCTGGGTCTGTCTTTAAGCGAAATAGCCAAGCGCTTTGATATCGAACTCGTTAATTATATTGGTCAATTGACAGGACAGTTACAACATCCGGTCACGTTTTATCACCCAGATGAAACGTTTCAACATCATCTTGATTTATGGTTTGAGGTAACAAATTGTCAACGTTTACAAAAGCCGCTAGAAAAAGTCTACCGGCTTTTACAACGCTTTTTGTCATTGCGTGATCAATGCTGTCATCAGTTGCAACTGATGCTACATTTTCGCGATGTTGAGCACCCCCCTTTATGTATTGATATTCACAGTGCTAAGGGGGAGTATCGCGCTGACAAATGGTTAGCCTTAAGTGAGTTACGACTGCAATCCGTGTATTTGCCTGCGCCCATTATTGCGATTGAGGTGCGAGTATTACAGGTGCATGGCAATGATTACCAAGTAATGGATTTACTTCAACACAAACACGCTAGTGTATCTGTTGCTGACTTGGTATCTAGATTGTCGGCAAAACTTGGGCAGGCTAGTGTACGCGGGATAAACGTTGTCGATGATCATCGTCCAGAGCAGGCATTACAATATGGTGAGCCATTGCAACGAACTAACTCATTAACTCACCATAATGTCCCGCAAGGTATCAAGAAAAGTAACAAACCTCAGCTTTCACAGACAACAATATTACCGCAATTGGATGCCAGCTTACGCCCCTTATTGTTACTTAATAGCCCTTTACCTCTGCACGAGCATGTCAGTATTGAGCATGGCCCAGAACGCATTGTCAGTGGTTGGTGGGATGATGATATGGTGTGTCGGGATTATTTCGTCGCTGTAACCTGCAAAGGTCAGTGGTTGTGGGTATATCGTACGCCAGAGCATGAATGGTTTGTGCATGGAGTGTTTAGCTAA
- the imuA gene encoding translesion DNA synthesis-associated protein ImuA gives MNNIIERLKEKQLLWSAKKEPLLATDLQSTGYVELDRQLGGGFVKSGVIELISPRGIGELRLLMPLWQQAQNEQLLVYINSPGILNAGLLEQAGIDLERILSIHVDEHHQAMWAAEQCLKSGCCSDVLLWHEQAIQIHQLKRLQMAAEEGGCRQLILRTSKQDNIALPVDLSLSLFAHRQGLQVVINKRKRGWPSAPFIVNMAHYWPHLCKPVEQNNIVYFPDLKKIVS, from the coding sequence ATGAACAATATAATAGAACGTCTTAAAGAAAAGCAGCTACTTTGGTCAGCCAAAAAAGAACCATTATTGGCAACTGATTTACAATCAACAGGCTATGTTGAGCTTGATCGGCAATTAGGTGGTGGCTTTGTTAAATCTGGTGTCATTGAGCTGATATCTCCTCGAGGTATTGGCGAGCTACGTTTGTTGATGCCCTTATGGCAACAAGCACAAAATGAACAGCTATTAGTATATATAAACTCGCCAGGCATCTTAAATGCCGGTTTGTTAGAGCAAGCGGGTATTGATTTAGAGCGTATATTGTCTATTCATGTTGATGAACACCATCAAGCTATGTGGGCGGCAGAGCAATGTTTAAAAAGTGGCTGTTGCTCTGATGTTTTACTTTGGCATGAACAAGCTATCCAGATCCATCAGTTAAAGCGTTTGCAAATGGCTGCAGAAGAAGGCGGTTGTCGGCAACTTATTTTGCGCACCTCAAAGCAAGACAATATCGCGTTACCCGTTGACTTGAGCCTGTCTTTGTTTGCGCATCGCCAGGGTTTGCAAGTAGTGATTAATAAACGTAAACGAGGTTGGCCGTCGGCGCCATTTATCGTCAATATGGCGCATTATTGGCCACATTTATGTAAGCCGGTTGAGCAAAACAATATTGTTTATTTTCCAGATCTAAAAAAAATCGTGTCATGA
- the udp gene encoding uridine phosphorylase: protein MTDAVFHLGVSQKDIDGATLAILPGDPNRVERIASYLDDPQFIIAQREYTLYKGSLDGKAVVVCSTGIGGPSTSIAVEELAQIGVRSFLRIGTTGAIQPEINVGDIIVTTGSVRLDGASQHFAPLEFPAVADFYICQHMITAAKQQADVHVGVTASSDTFYPGQERYDTFSGRVLSRFVGSAKEWQAMGVLNYEMESATLLTMCASSGLKAGCLAGVIVNRHRGEIPDHETHKLVEKRSISAVVEAARLTLKDSD from the coding sequence ATGACAGACGCTGTGTTTCATTTAGGTGTTAGCCAAAAAGATATTGATGGTGCAACACTCGCTATTCTTCCCGGTGATCCTAATCGCGTCGAACGTATCGCTTCTTATTTAGATGATCCTCAATTTATCATTGCTCAGCGTGAATATACCTTGTACAAGGGTAGCTTAGATGGCAAAGCTGTGGTGGTTTGCTCGACAGGTATCGGTGGCCCATCAACATCCATTGCCGTGGAGGAACTTGCGCAAATTGGTGTGCGTTCATTTCTGCGTATTGGTACAACAGGGGCTATTCAGCCCGAGATTAACGTTGGAGATATTATCGTCACCACAGGCTCCGTCAGGCTCGATGGCGCCAGTCAACACTTTGCTCCATTGGAGTTTCCCGCCGTTGCGGATTTTTATATTTGTCAGCATATGATAACGGCGGCAAAGCAACAGGCCGATGTGCATGTTGGTGTTACCGCATCAAGCGATACCTTTTATCCAGGACAAGAACGTTACGATACGTTTTCGGGGCGCGTGCTCAGTCGTTTTGTCGGCTCAGCCAAAGAATGGCAAGCGATGGGGGTGCTTAACTATGAAATGGAATCCGCCACCTTGTTGACCATGTGCGCTAGCTCTGGACTCAAGGCAGGTTGTTTAGCTGGCGTTATTGTTAATCGTCACCGTGGTGAAATACCGGATCATGAAACGCATAAGTTAGTGGAAAAACGTTCCATTTCTGCCGTTGTTGAAGCGGCAAGGTTGACGTTAAAAGACAGTGATTAG
- a CDS encoding DUF2750 domain-containing protein, giving the protein MVTIDKYSLNLTDTQRYELFMQQLMTEREAWILTDEHGAVMLTEEGEDLVPFWPTKETAQGWATDEWDHCQPLKLTLDEIQQRWLPGMEEDDLCLIIFPNQNLTGQLLYPWQFADAINKKLAKLARKN; this is encoded by the coding sequence ATGGTTACCATTGATAAATACAGTTTAAATTTAACAGATACGCAACGTTATGAGTTGTTCATGCAACAATTGATGACCGAGCGTGAAGCGTGGATATTAACGGATGAGCATGGCGCTGTTATGTTAACCGAAGAAGGGGAAGACTTGGTCCCTTTTTGGCCGACAAAAGAAACAGCACAAGGTTGGGCAACCGATGAATGGGATCATTGTCAGCCACTTAAGTTGACATTGGACGAAATTCAACAACGCTGGTTACCGGGCATGGAAGAGGATGATCTTTGTTTGATTATTTTCCCTAATCAAAATTTAACAGGACAGTTACTTTACCCGTGGCAATTTGCCGATGCCATCAACAAAAAATTGGCGAAACTTGCCCGTAAAAATTAA
- the aroG gene encoding 3-deoxy-7-phosphoheptulonate synthase AroG, producing MLHQTDDVRISRLKELLPPVALLERYRNNEKISESVFQARQAISDILNNKDDRLLVVIGPCSIHDPIAALEYGSRLNKLRNKYKDSLEIVMRVYFEKPRTTVGWKGLINDPNLDGSFKINEGLRKGRKLLLDLNDMGLPTAGEYLDMITPQYMADLMCWGAIGARTTESQVHRELASGLSCPVGFKNGTDGTIKIAIDAIGAASAPHHFLSVTKLGHSAIVETKGNSDCHIILRGGKEPNYSKEHVNKITEQLSKAGLSEKVMVDFSHANSNKKFENQMLVCDDICQQIKDGNQSIFGVMVESHLVEGRQDLVDNKALTYGQSITDACIGWQDTEVLLEKLAQASACRINK from the coding sequence ATGCTACACCAAACCGATGACGTTAGAATTTCACGTCTTAAAGAACTTCTCCCACCCGTTGCATTACTTGAACGTTATCGTAATAACGAAAAAATTTCTGAAAGTGTGTTTCAGGCACGCCAAGCGATTAGCGACATTTTGAATAACAAAGACGACCGCCTATTGGTTGTTATCGGTCCTTGTTCGATTCACGATCCGATTGCTGCGTTGGAATATGGCTCGCGCTTAAATAAATTGCGCAATAAGTACAAAGATAGTTTAGAAATCGTTATGCGAGTGTACTTTGAAAAACCACGTACTACGGTCGGCTGGAAAGGGCTGATTAATGATCCAAATTTAGACGGTAGTTTTAAAATAAACGAAGGTCTGCGCAAAGGCCGTAAGTTACTGCTCGATTTGAATGATATGGGCTTACCAACTGCTGGCGAATATTTAGATATGATCACCCCGCAGTACATGGCTGATTTAATGTGCTGGGGAGCGATTGGCGCGCGTACAACAGAATCGCAAGTGCATCGCGAGTTAGCATCAGGCTTGTCGTGTCCAGTTGGTTTTAAAAATGGTACCGACGGCACGATAAAGATTGCTATCGACGCAATTGGGGCGGCGAGTGCACCGCATCATTTCTTGTCGGTGACCAAACTTGGCCATTCAGCGATTGTTGAAACTAAAGGTAATAGTGACTGTCATATTATCTTGCGTGGTGGCAAGGAGCCTAATTACAGCAAAGAGCATGTTAATAAAATTACTGAACAACTGAGTAAAGCTGGGCTTTCTGAGAAGGTTATGGTCGATTTTAGTCATGCGAATTCAAACAAGAAGTTTGAAAATCAAATGTTAGTTTGTGATGATATTTGCCAACAAATCAAAGACGGTAACCAGTCCATTTTTGGTGTGATGGTCGAGAGTCATTTAGTGGAAGGTCGCCAAGATTTGGTCGATAATAAAGCGCTGACATACGGTCAAAGTATTACTGATGCGTGTATTGGTTGGCAAGATACTGAAGTGTTATTAGAAAAACTCGCGCAAGCAAGTGCTTGTCGTATCAATAAGTAA
- the add gene encoding adenosine deaminase, with translation MPAKDLPLIDLHRHLDGNIRPNTIWDLAHKNGIALPADNLDALMPHITIEDKANDLLEFLKKLDWGVKVLKTLDDVKQVAYENVEDLTKAGIDYAELRFSPHYMGMTHKLNTQDVVAAIIDGVDLARKDFTVNVNLIGILSRTFGTHHCQLELDALLAHKDKLVAIDLAGDELNQPAECFVEHFKQVANANLNVTIHAGEADGPQSVWKAIEMLGAERIGHGVNSYKDPKLMAYLAKNNICLEVCLTSNYQTGTIRSIADHPIHTFINNDIKVCLNTDDPGVEGIELAHEYDMARQHLGLTDSELRQLQLNSLAAAFLSDYERKQLLHNKQTI, from the coding sequence ATGCCTGCAAAAGATTTGCCTCTAATTGATCTGCATCGACATCTCGACGGCAATATTCGCCCGAACACCATATGGGATCTTGCCCATAAAAACGGAATAGCGTTACCTGCTGATAATCTTGATGCGCTAATGCCGCATATCACCATTGAAGATAAAGCCAATGATTTACTGGAATTTTTAAAAAAATTAGATTGGGGTGTTAAAGTCTTAAAGACTCTCGATGACGTAAAACAAGTCGCATACGAAAATGTTGAAGATTTAACCAAAGCTGGCATTGACTACGCTGAGTTACGTTTTTCCCCTCATTATATGGGCATGACTCACAAGCTAAACACCCAAGATGTTGTCGCCGCGATTATCGATGGCGTAGATCTTGCTCGCAAAGACTTTACTGTGAACGTGAATCTAATTGGCATTTTGTCACGAACTTTTGGTACTCACCATTGTCAATTGGAGCTGGATGCCCTGCTCGCTCACAAAGACAAGTTAGTTGCCATAGATCTTGCTGGAGATGAGTTAAATCAACCAGCAGAGTGTTTTGTTGAACACTTTAAACAAGTTGCTAACGCCAATCTCAATGTGACTATCCACGCTGGTGAAGCCGATGGCCCACAAAGTGTATGGAAAGCCATTGAAATGCTGGGTGCTGAGCGAATTGGCCATGGTGTTAATAGCTATAAAGATCCTAAGCTTATGGCTTATTTAGCAAAAAATAATATATGTCTTGAAGTGTGTCTCACATCAAATTATCAAACCGGCACTATTCGGAGCATTGCTGATCATCCGATACACACATTCATCAATAACGATATCAAAGTTTGTCTCAATACTGATGATCCCGGTGTCGAGGGGATTGAACTTGCCCACGAGTACGACATGGCAAGGCAACACCTTGGATTGACCGATAGTGAACTTCGCCAATTACAACTTAACTCTTTAGCCGCAGCGTTTCTTTCTGACTATGAACGAAAGCAACTGCTGCACAATAAACAAACCATTTAA
- the deoD gene encoding purine-nucleoside phosphorylase: MATPHIEASKGDIAETVLLPGDPLRAKFIADNFLEDVVQFNGVRNMLGFTGTYKGKRVSVMGSGMGIPSASIYATELYKFYDVENIIRIGSCGAVRDDVNVRDVIIGMGASTDSKCNRMRFNDHDFAAVADYGLLKNVVQAAQNHNIDVKVGNIFSADLFYAPNFEFFHTMAKLGILGVEMEGAGLYGAAAEYGKKALCVATVSDHIIRGEELSAAERQTTFKEMMIMTLESLLLE; the protein is encoded by the coding sequence ATGGCCACACCACATATTGAAGCAAGCAAAGGTGACATTGCAGAAACCGTACTGTTACCAGGGGATCCGCTACGAGCTAAATTTATTGCCGATAACTTCTTAGAAGACGTTGTGCAATTTAATGGCGTGCGCAACATGCTTGGTTTTACCGGCACGTACAAAGGCAAACGCGTTTCTGTTATGGGCTCTGGTATGGGTATTCCATCGGCATCGATCTACGCAACAGAGCTATACAAATTTTATGATGTTGAGAATATTATCCGTATTGGGAGTTGCGGCGCAGTACGAGATGACGTCAATGTACGAGACGTGATTATTGGTATGGGCGCGAGTACCGATTCTAAGTGTAATCGCATGCGTTTTAATGATCACGACTTTGCCGCGGTTGCGGACTATGGCCTACTCAAAAATGTTGTTCAAGCAGCCCAAAATCATAACATCGATGTTAAAGTGGGTAATATTTTCAGTGCCGATCTATTTTATGCGCCAAATTTTGAGTTTTTCCATACCATGGCAAAACTCGGTATTCTCGGGGTTGAAATGGAAGGCGCAGGCTTATACGGCGCAGCTGCAGAATATGGTAAAAAAGCCCTGTGTGTTGCAACAGTAAGCGATCATATCATTCGTGGTGAAGAACTTTCAGCGGCAGAGCGACAAACCACATTCAAAGAAATGATGATCATGACCCTTGAATCGTTATTACTAGAGTAA
- a CDS encoding phosphopentomutase, whose product MTRALILVVDGFGLGAAPDAEKFGDVGSNTFANLADEFYKDSGRKLNLPTLSKLGLINAAIAAGKQAPAVNCVRPVTGAYGYAAEISSGKDTPSGHWEMMGVPVLFEWGYFRDKENSFPEDLLQKIYDKTGINGCLGNCHASGTTIIANLGEEHMSSGVPICYTSADSVFQIAAHEESFGLDNLYTYCEQVRELLTELDLNIGRVIARPFVGSNSSDFQRTGNRRDYSILPPSPTVLDKIVDSGGKVVSVGKIADIFAHQGISEKFKATGLEDLVNTSIEQLISQPDNTLIFTNLVNFDQDYGHRRDPVGYGKALEYLDTRLTDIGDKLTDDDYVFLTADHGCDPTWHGSDHTREYVPVMAYKRNMPSIDLGERDTFADIGATIAELFGVDAPEYGTSFASKLG is encoded by the coding sequence ATGACACGTGCATTAATTTTGGTCGTTGATGGTTTTGGTCTTGGGGCAGCTCCCGATGCCGAAAAGTTCGGTGATGTAGGCAGTAATACATTCGCGAATTTAGCGGATGAGTTTTATAAAGACTCAGGACGTAAACTCAATTTACCAACATTATCCAAACTTGGTTTGATCAATGCAGCTATCGCTGCTGGAAAACAAGCACCTGCCGTAAACTGTGTTAGACCAGTAACCGGCGCTTACGGTTATGCCGCAGAAATTAGCTCAGGCAAAGATACCCCTAGTGGTCACTGGGAAATGATGGGGGTGCCCGTGCTGTTTGAGTGGGGGTACTTTAGGGATAAAGAAAACTCGTTTCCAGAAGATTTATTGCAAAAAATTTACGACAAAACCGGTATTAACGGTTGTCTTGGTAATTGTCATGCGTCGGGAACAACGATTATTGCCAATTTAGGCGAGGAGCATATGAGCAGTGGTGTACCAATTTGTTATACCTCTGCTGATAGCGTCTTTCAAATTGCCGCTCACGAAGAGTCATTTGGCCTCGATAACCTGTATACGTATTGTGAACAAGTTAGGGAGTTGCTGACTGAGTTGGATCTCAACATTGGTAGAGTGATCGCTAGACCGTTTGTTGGTAGCAATAGTAGTGATTTTCAACGAACAGGCAATCGTCGCGACTACTCAATCTTGCCCCCGTCGCCAACAGTGCTGGATAAAATTGTCGATAGTGGCGGTAAGGTGGTCAGCGTTGGCAAAATCGCCGATATTTTTGCGCATCAAGGGATCAGTGAAAAGTTTAAGGCAACCGGTCTGGAAGATTTGGTGAATACCAGTATTGAACAACTCATATCACAACCGGATAACACGTTAATTTTCACTAATTTAGTGAATTTTGACCAAGACTATGGTCATCGCCGCGATCCTGTTGGGTATGGTAAGGCCTTAGAGTATTTAGATACTCGATTAACCGATATTGGTGATAAATTAACGGATGATGATTATGTGTTTTTAACGGCTGATCATGGCTGTGATCCAACTTGGCACGGCTCGGATCATACACGTGAATATGTACCGGTGATGGCTTATAAACGGAATATGCCATCCATTGATTTAGGTGAGAGGGATACCTTTGCCGATATTGGTGCGACAATAGCTGAGTTGTTTGGCGTTGACGCACCTGAATATGGCACCTCGTTCGCATCCAAACTTGGCTAA